Proteins from one Cyprinus carpio isolate SPL01 chromosome B15, ASM1834038v1, whole genome shotgun sequence genomic window:
- the socs9 gene encoding suppressor of cytokine signaling 9 codes for MSLPEEAGDRGKERERGARPKVRQSRSEERRDGGRQKGARGKKKSHPSHNLTSERPVSDGFEYGDLLNDSSESLLSERVSAEDTESRASGSSRTLRQKIQDAVGQCFPIKTHSQVLSPSPSSRRKIHLSELMLDSCPFPAGSDLAQKWYLIKQHTAPISQAPVPDSGCTLAVEDEEDRLRERRRISIEQGVEPPPNAQIHTFEVTAQINPLYKLGPKLAPGMNELAGDERATLLLQRCLDTLDEVVASSSSDFDLCAASPTLAQPDSPKSLDGLHRIHTQIDYIHCLVPDLLRITNLPCYWGVMDRYQAETLLEGKPEGTFLLRDSAQEDYLFSVSFRRYGRSLHARIEQWNHNFSFDVHDPSVFHAPSVTGLLEHYKDPNSCMFFEPLLSNPIHRTQPFSLQRICRAVISSATTYDGISTLPLPSALKEHLKEYHYKQRVRIRRLDTWWE; via the coding sequence ATGTCTCTGCCGGAGGAAGCAGGGGATCGTGGGAAGGAGAGGGAGCGCGGCGCGCGGCCCAAAGTGCGTCAGAGCCGCTCCGAGGAGAGACGAGACGGAGGGAGGCAGAAGGGCGCCCGGGGGAAGAAGAAGAGCCACCCTTCACACAACCTGACCTCGGAGCGGCCCGTGAGCGACGGCTTCGAGTACGGAGACCTGCTGAACGATTCCAGCGAATCCTTGCTCTCCGAACGGGTTTCCGCCGAGGACACGGAGAGCAGGGCGTCCGGAAGCAGCAGGACGCTCCGGCAGAAGATCCAGGACGCGGTGGGCCAGTGTTTCCCCATCAAGACCCACAGCCAAGTCCTGTCCCCCTCGCCGTCCTCCAGGCGCAAGATCCACCTCAGCGAGCTCATGCTGGACAGCTGTCCGTTCCCCGCCGGCTCGGACCTGGCGCAGAAGTGGTACCTCATCAAACAGCACACGGCTCCCATTTCTCAAGCTCCGGTCCCGGACTCCGGATGCACGCTTGCTGTGGAGGACGAGGAGGACCGCTTGCGAGAGCGACGGAGGATTAGCATCGAGCAGGGAGTCGAACCTCCGCCCAACGCTCAGATCCACACCTTCGAGGTGACGGCGCAAATCAACCCGCTTTACAAGCTGGGACCCAAGCTAGCTCCGGGGATGAACGAGCTAGCCGGAGACGAGCGCGCCACGCTGCTGCTCCAGAGATGCTTGGACACGCTCGACGAAGTCGTCGCATCGTCGTCTTCAGATTTTGATTTGTGCGCCGCATCTCCGACTCTAGCTCAGCCGGACAGTCCGAAATCTCTAGACGGACTCCATCGCATTCACACGCAGATCGATTACATCCACTGCCTAGTCCCCGATCTGCTCCGGATCACAAACCTGCCGTGCTACTGGGGCGTCATGGACCGCTACCAGGCCGAAACGCTGCTGGAAGGCAAACCCGAAGGCACATTCCTCCTGCGCGACTCTGCACAGGAAGACTACCTGTTCTCCGTCAGCTTCCGGCGGTACGGACGCTCGCTGCACGCACGCATAGAGCAGTGGAACCATAACTTCAGCTTCGACGTGCACGACCCCAGTGTGTTCCACGCGCCCAGCGTCACCGGCCTGCTGGAGCACTACAAAGACCCCAACTCCTGCATGTTCTTCGAGCCGCTGCTGTCGAACCCCATCCACCGCACGCAGCCCTTCAGCCTGCAGCGCATCTGCCGCGCCGTCATCAGCAGCGCCACCACGTACGACGGCATCAGCACCCTGCCGCTGCCCAGCGCTCTGAAGGAGCACCTGAAGGAGTACCACTACAAGCAGCGCGTGCGCATCCGCAGACTGGACACCTGGTGGGAGTGA
- the LOC109066850 gene encoding LOW QUALITY PROTEIN: centrosomal protein of 164 kDa-like (The sequence of the model RefSeq protein was modified relative to this genomic sequence to represent the inferred CDS: inserted 1 base in 1 codon; deleted 1 base in 1 codon), with product MATTGLRIGDQLVLEEDYDENYIPSEQEIHEYAVEIGIDPEREPELLWLAREGMVAPLPAEWKPCQDVTGEVYYFNFSTGQSTWDHPCDEHYRQLVEQERQRSQHPPKRDKDKKKKKDKKDKKKDKKKELEEVRAPGVSAPLAPLRGLSEAPVAPLRGSLGASSGLQPLRTSLGAGVSSSTASRSVQEERRAEEDEEISEEERPRDSAGLLQNLHLDLDALGAGLQYEDSEVSVTVPPEERTEPELQDLALSRDHSPEASSEESEDSEAAASLSSAHNVQAGFHSRLSENVFDLLDLSPAVDRKEVEGEADVDSCVDVSDSADRHVLRDEEEKKRQLEREEEEKKRQEREEEEKRKCEEEEKRHVEREEEEEEKKRQLEREEEKKKRQEREEEEKRKRDEEEKRQLEREEEEKRKREEEKRKRQVEREERKRLEDAERQMEEERSRLMEDTQRRLQLLRDALMKDEEDEERRMKEESAEQLRVLKEQMLKQRRDEEERLNNDMYTQLQQLRLENEVKLQAVLRAGGGAGRAETQRRRDLERLREESEEELQAERRRLXREEEEQLTSIRLQAKLSDTQKDLRSTRPEQPLAEYQREITNVLQEVREEVERDHRRKLEQLKEEHQQELQNLRETHLQQESRERERLLDSLQKERDAVISKHTTQLHKLQHTLDTQLQEMRRTHSQKESELQEWMEKLEIQTKALQTQETELQSKASDLRKRRQQLCEEEEDVQRGLQSLPQLLKERDELREELQRMRADLQRERQERERQREESCRMMEERQQLEARVTLLQERCEQLTSRVSELEQSSRAEREQQQDGAEDEQKKSKRKTENGLRLEDLEAPLLRSDTSDTSVDDVRQYVWNESVSLFRARQFLERQNAHMFDRQAALRAAHSSLKDPTPGSSTQQLCHNLQQEVRNLAELRETLQKGQTLLKEKEEKLNQLETSLTEEVSCDDAERSVDRKVMFDVTESEMSSVYSPEGTVPVKVQQLADSLQLISGQLNSVLGALGSLTHKQTPPPLTTPLLPRPSWAWPTTPSPSLANRLSHRATDALQTRWSGLSSETSRAHMTYSGYTPPSLSSLRPSEVEGQRLQGLIEGNKRWLEAQRKNRNIPLFPSLRSASSGGGLVQLSLDDNNQIKVHHY from the exons ATGGCGACCACGGGGCTGCGCATCGGAGATCAGCTGGTGCTGGAGGAGGACTATGACGAGAACTACATTCCTTCAGAGCAAG agatccACGAGTACGCCGTAGAGATCGGCATCGACCCGGAGCGTGAGCCCGAGCTGCTGTGGCTGGCCAGAGAGGGGATGGTGGCGCCGCTGCCGGCCGAGTGGAAACCATG tcagGACGTCACCGGAGAGGTGTACTACTTCAACTTCTCCACGGGTCAGTCCACCTGGGATCATCCGTGTGATGAACACTACCGCCAGCTGGTGGAGCAGGAGCGCCAGCGCAGCCAACACCCCCCGAAGAGAGACAaggacaagaagaagaagaaggacaaGAAAGACAAGAAGAAGGACAAGAAGAAAGAGCTGGAGGAAGTCAGAGCTCCAGGG GTGTCGGCTCCTCTCGCTCCTCTCCGTGGTCTGTCCGAGGCTCCTGTCGCTCCTCTCAGAGGATCTCTGGGTGCCTCGTCTGGACTCCAGCCGCTCAGAACCTCTCTCGGG GCTGGTGTGTCGAGCTCTACTGCTTCCAGGAGCGTTCAGGAGGAGAGGAGGGCTGAAGAGGACGAGGAGATCTCTGAGGAAGAG aggcCGCGGGATTCAGCCGgactgctgcagaacctccatcTGGATCTGGACGCTCTGGGAGCAGGACTGCAGTACGag gacagTGAGGTCAGTGTGACGGTTCCTCCTGAAGAAAGAACAGAACCTGAACTACAGGATTTGGCCCTGTCCAGGGATCACAGTCCAGAGGCGTCTTCAGAG GAGTCTGAGGACAGTGAAGCAGCAGCGTCACTCTCATCTGCTCATAATGTGCAG GCTGGTTTCCACTCCAGACTCTCAGAGAATGTGTTTGATCTGCTGGATCTGTCACCTGCAGTG gaCAGGAAGGAAGTCGAGGGCGAGGCAGATGTGGACAGCTGTGTGGATGTCTCTGACTCTGCAGACag GCATGTGTTGCGTgatgaagaagagaagaagagacaattagagagagaggaagaggagaagaagagacaagaaagggaggaagaggagaagagaaagtgtgaggaagaggagaagagacacgtagagagggaggaagag gaagaggagaagaagagacaattagagagagaggaagagaagaagaagagacaagagagggaggaagaggagaagcGTAAGCGTGATGAAGAGGAGAAGAGACAATTagagagggaggaagaggagaagagaaagcgtgaggaagagaagaggaagagacaagtagagagagaggagaggaagaggcTGGAGGAcgcagagagacagatggaggaggagaggagcagACTGATGGAGgacacacagaggagactgcAGCTGCTCAGAGACGCTCTGATGAAGGACGAGGAGGACGAGGAGCGCCGGATGAAGGAGGAGAGCGCTGAGCAGCTCAG ggtccTGAAGGAGCAGATGCTCAAACAGAGACGAGACGAGGAGGAGAGACTGAACAACGACATGTACACACAACTACAACAgctcag gcttGAGAATGAGGTGAAGCTGCAGGCTGTGCTCAGAGCTGGAGGCGGAGCAGGA AGGGCGGAGACTCAGAGGAGGCGGGACCTTGAGCGCCTGAGGGAGGAGTCGGAGGAGGAGCTCCAGGCAGAGAGGAGGCGGC CAAGAGAAGAAGAGGAGCAGCTGACCTCCATCAGActacag GCTAAACTGAGTGACACACAGAAGGATTTGAGGAGCACACGACCAGAACAGCCTTTAGCAGAGTACCAGAGAgag atCACAAATGTGCTGCAGGAAGTGCGGGAGGAAGTCGAGAGAGATCACAGGAGGAAACTAGAACAGCTGAAGGAGGAACATCAGCAGGAGCTACAGAACCTGAGAGAGACACACCTGCAGCag gagagcAGGGAGCGGGAGCGTCTGCTGGATTCtcttcagaaagagagagacgctGTGATCtctaaacacacaacacaactacACAAACTACAGCACACACTGGACACACAGCTGCAGGAGATGCGCAGGACACACTCGCAGAAG gagtcAGAGCTACAGGAGTGGATGGAGAAGCTGGAGATTCAAACCAAAGCACTTCAAACTCAGGAGACTGAACTTCAGTCAAAG GCATCAGATCTGAGGAAGAGGAGACAGCAGCTgtgtgaggaagaggaggacgtGCAGAGAGGattacag tctctCCCGCAGCTGCTGAAGGAGCGGGACGAGCTGCGTGAGGAGCTGCAGCGGATGAGAGCAGatctgcagagagagagacaggagcgAGAGCGACAGAGAGAGGAGAGCTGCAGGATGATGGAGGAGAGACAGCAGCTGGAGGCCAGAGTCACGCTTCTGCAGGAGCGATGTGAGCAGCTCACCTCCAGAgtcag tgaactGGAGCAGAGCAGCAGAGCGGAGCGAGAGCAGCAGCAGGACGGAGCAGAGGACGAGCAGAAGAAGagcaagagaaagacagagaacgGTCTGCGTTTGGAGGATCTGGAGGCTCCGCTGCTGCGGTCAGACACCAGCGACACCAGCGTAgacga tgtgagGCAGTACGTGTGGAATGAGAGCGTGTCTCTCTTCAGGGCTCGCCAGTTTCTGGAGCGGCAGAACGCTCACATGTTTGACAGACAGGCAGCGCTGCGGGCGGCTCACAGCAGTCTGAAGGACCCCACGCCTGGGAGCTCAACACAGCAGCTCTGCCACAACctgcagcag gaggtGAGGAATTTGGCTGAGCTGAGAGAGACGCTTCAGAAGGGTCAAACACTCCTGAAAGAAAAAGAGGAGAAGCTCAACCAGCTCGAAACATCACTGACTGAAGAG gtgtcaTGTGATGATGCTGAGAGGTCAGTTGATCGGAAAGTGATGTTCGATGTGACCGAGTCAGAGATGAGCAGTGTGTACAGCCCAGAGGGaacag TTCCGGTGAAGGTGCAGCAGCTGGCCGACTCTCTGCAGCTGATCTCAGGTCAGCTCAACTCTGTGTTAGGAGCTTTGGGTTCactaacacacaaacagactCCGCCCCCTCTGACAACACCCCTGCTGCCCCGCCCCTCGTGGGCGTGGCCTACAACCCCCTCCCCCTCACTGGCCAACAGACTCTCACACAGAGCCACAGACGCACTGCAGACGCGCTGGAGCGGCCTGAGCtcag AAACCAGCAGAGCACACATGACCTACTCAGGATACACACCACCAAG tctgtCGAGTCTGCGTCCGTCAGAGGTCGAGGGTCAGCGGCTGCAGGGTCTTATTGAAGGAAACAAACGCTGGCTGGAGGCTCAACGGAAGAACCGCAACAT TCCTCTGTTCCCGAGCCTCAGAAGCGCGTCCAGCGGCGGAGGGTTAGTTCAGCTCAGTCTCGATGATAACAACCAGATTAAAGTTCATCACTACTGA